CGGAAAAGGCCCGTGGAAGAATTGGAGGAAGGCAAGGTCGGCCCTGAAAAGGCTAAGCACTAGAAAAAGGGCAAAGAGCCCAAAGAGAAAAGAACTAGGTCCGTTAACAGCCGAGATGAGGCGACTATAAGGAGGGAGCAGCGGACCTGGTCCCTGCGCCTCGAGTTGGATGGCGCCCCGATTTCATGGGACGCAACTCTGTGGGAGTCCTAACGAGGACAGGCGTCTTACCTGGCTAAGGCCCTGCAGCAGCCCCTTCTCTTACCTCGTGATATGGAGGGATTTCGGGCTACTCGGCAACCGGACCTCTTTATGTCACTGAAGAGAGACATGGCTACGGTAAACGAAGACTTCCATTATTCAATTCCCTTATTCCGTATCTGTCTATTCTGTctattcattattttcttttagttaaACCTCCATTACTCCGACGtaggtcactcaacaaatttttgtcgctgaggagtgggccaagaaggctcgCGAAGATCTGAACACTGAGGCTCAGTCCCTCCTCGCTGCTGAGAAGGCTGCCGGTGCCCTTAGGCAAGAAAAGGATCACTTGAATAGCGAAGGCTCGCGCTAGTGCCGAGGCCGGACTCAAGACCACTACCAAGTAGGCTGAGGATCTGCGCCAACAACTTCATCTGTCCGAAATAAACCTCGCGACTGAGAAACAGATGGTCTCAGACCTCAAGGCTAAGCTATCAAAGGCCAAGGAGGCGGCTTGCGTGGCCAGGGAGGCGGCCGAGACTGCGGTGGCAACCTCATATGAATGTGGAGTAAGGGATACTGAGGTTAGGCTAACCGAGGAGGTGGCTACCATATGTAGGGATTACATTACTATGTCTTGGGGGGTAGCCCTGGATCGGGCGACAGTTCCAGCGGACTCTGATCTCAGGAAAGTTGAGAATATCTTCTTTCTAGAAGATATTCGTGAGATTCCGGACTCGGTTCCTCCTGAGGAGCCCCTCCCTGCCGACAAGAAGAAATCTTTTGTTCCTTGCTGCTTTAGGAAATGGTCCTAGGATGTCTAGACCCCactgtgcgaatggccaagggctggacagcggGTTAAGGGTTCCACCTGGCTGATGTATATTcggggcgaacctttggcactggtcgcacttcttTACGAATTCTTACGCCTCTTTCTGCATGCTCGACCACCAATACCTTTGCGTTATGGCCCTATGGGACAGGGACCTACCCCCCGTATGAATTTCGCAAATCCTTTCGTGTAATTCCTCCAGGATGAGTTCAGTGGCATCCAggtgcacacacagcaagtatggTCCTGTGAATGAGCGCCTGTACAGTTTGGAGTCCTCGGGTAGCCAGAATCGAGAAGcctttcttctaatcttgtcGGCCTTGTTCTTATCTTCTGGTAAGGTGTCGTGCTTTAAGAATAGTACTAGAGGATCCATTCAGCTAGGCCCTGCCCTGATGCTGTGAACCCGTACTGGGTTGGTCCTCGCCGTTGTTAGGCGATAGAGATCTTCTACGAGAATAACCCGAGGAAGtggctgagccgaggaggtggtGAGCGTTGCAAGAGAATTAGCATGGGTGTTCCCGCTTCTGGACACGTGCACTAGATTGAAGTGACAGAAATGGGTCCGCAAGCGCTTGACTTGGACTaagtactcttgcattctttcatccctcGCCTCCAATTCCCTATTCACTTGTCCCACAACGAGTCTTGGGTCCGAGAACATGTTCATGGATTTTCCACCCAGTCTCTGGATCATTGACATACCTTCCAATAGTGCCTCATACTTTGTTTCGTTATTCGTGGCCGAGAAACCAAGCCTCAACGATTTTTCGATGGTGATCCCCTTGGGGGAGACCAAAACGAGCCCCACCCCTGAGCCCCTTTGGTTGGCCGCGCCGTTAATGTGTGCTTTCCACCAATTGGACTCTTGCTGAGAGATTGCGCTGATCAGTTTTCCGCCAGGGTTTAATGTCCCTCCCCCTTCTTCTGGTGTGGGCTCTGCAAATTCAGCTACTAGATCCGCGAGAACCTGACCCTTCACAGCGGTGCAAGGCATGTAcctaatgtcgaaggcgcccAGAATCGTCCCCTATTTTGCTATTCTATCCGTGTAGTCGGCACTCCGGAGTATGGATCTCAACGGAAGTTGGGTTAGTACAACAACAGTATGTGCCtggaaatagtgggggagctttcgCGTGGCTTGTACGTTTGCCAAGACggccttttcgagggggaggtaaCGGATCTCTGCCTCGTGCAGGGATTTGCTTACGTAGTAGACGGGCCGTTGTGTGCCGTTGTCTTCTCGGATCAGCACTAGGCTCACTGCGTGAGAGGCTACAGCAATGTAGGCGAATAGCATCTTGTCggcctcaggactggacataaTTGGTGGCCGGGTCAGGTATTCCTTAAGCTACTGGAAAGCTAAAGTGcactcttcagtccactcgaagcctttccacttgtttaatagGAGGAAGAAAGGCCTGCATCTGTCCGTTGAGCGGGAaatgaaacggtttaaagcgGCAATCATGCTAGTGagcttttggacctctttgggattccgaggaggctgcagGCTATGGATAGCTCTAATTTGGTCAGGTCTGACTTCGATGCCTCTGTGGGTCACCATGTAACCTAAGAATTTCCCTgatcccaccccaaatgaacacttggatGCGTTTAGGCGCAGCCTGTATTTTCTCAGAATTTGAAAGATATCGCCGAGATCTCTAATGTGGTTGGGCGCTaatttgctttttaccaccatgtcgtctatataaACTTCAATGCTCTTACCCATCTGctgttcaaacatcctggtcatcatcatTTGGTAAGTTGACCCGGCATTCTTtaagccaaagggcattactttataatgataattttcgACGGGGGTGACAAAAGTCGTTTTTTCTTGGTCCTCGGtagcaaggggtatctgatggtagccttggaaggcgtccaaaaaactcattcgagggtgtcccACGGTCGAATCCACCAAGCGGTCTATTCGTGGCATGGGGAAGGGATCCTTCGAGTAGGCCTTAtttaggtccgtgaagtctatGCAGACTCGTCAtttcccatttttcttttttaccacgactgtgttggccaaccattcggggtagaatacctccttgatagcccctgctttcttcaattttgtgaCCTCCTCTCTCACAGCGTCTGCATGCTCTTTCGACGGTCGCCGAGGAGGCTGTTTCTTAGGCGTCACGGCCAGACTAACATTAAGGTGATGGCAAATGAAATCTGGGTCAACCCCAAGGGCCTTGTAGGCGTCCCAGGCAAACACGTCCACATTCTatttgagaaaatcaattagCATCTCCTTCTCTTGGGGCGGTAATTctgagccgacctgaaaaaacctTTCTAGGTCTGATCCGACAAGTACTTTCTCCAAATCCTCGCAACTCGCTTCCATGGTTGGTCCCCCACTACCCGAGGCTGGGACCGGGGTTGCTAATTGCTATAAGCCGTTCTCGGCTAAGGTGGAGGGCTCACTATTCGGTCGCCGCGAGATTGCTGACACTATGCATTGCCGGGCCATCGCCTGGTTCCCTATTACTTCTTTCATTCGACCTCCTGACGGATACTTGACCTTTTGGTGTAAGGTTGATGACACAGCCCCTAGGGCATGAAGCCACGGTCGGGCCATGATGGCagtgtagggggagtatgcatctaccacaatgaagtccacctctACCATGTCCGAGTCTGTTTGTATaggcagcctaatcatgcctttcggggtggcggtttttccttcaaaactgACCAAAAGGGAGTCGTATGCCATTAAGTCCTTTGGCTTCTGCTTCAATCCCTTATACAAGTCGGGATACATTACTTCCACGGCGCTGCCTTGGTTAACGAGCACCCTCTTCACATCGTATCCTCCAATTCTGAGTGTGACGACCAGGGCATCGTCGTGGGGTTGAAGGGTTCCCAGTttgtcctcatccgagaatccgatTAAAGGCGTGGCCATCCCTCTAGCCCTCTTGGATTCCCTGTTGTCAGCTTCAGCTGGGAGCCTGCCCACCGACATTACTCTGAAAGGATTGGAGCCGGTCCTTCCTGGTGCGGCgagaatgacatttattgtgccaatgggtggcctcaatgTGCTTTGCCTGGTTTCGACGTTTGATTGCTCCTACCATCCAACAGGGTGATGTAATAGATGTCTCAACTTCCCTTCTCAGACAAGCCGGTCCAAGTGGTTTTTCAGATTCCTGCAATCATCGGTGGTGTGGCCCGGCTCTTGGTGATATGCGCAATACAGATTCTGGTTACGTTTCGAGGGGTCACCTGCCATCCTGCTTGGCCATTGAAAGAACGGTTCGTTCTTCACCTTCTCTAGGATCTTATGtaatggttctcggaacacagcatggATTGCCTGTACCCCGGTGGATCCAGACTGTTCTGAGTAATCCTTTCTCGGCCTATTACTGTTGTtaaagcggtccgacctgaagtccctcttCTCTTGAGGGAAAACCTTCGCTTTGCCCTTCCCCGTCTATTGGTTTtcctcgacccttttgtacttaTCAATTCTGTCTATGAGTTGGCGCACACTAATGACCGGCTTCCTAGTTAGGGACTTTCTTAAaccatgctctgtcggcaggcCCCTCTTGAATGtgctgatggcgacgtcatcgtaatTTCCCTCTATCCTATTATACATTTCCCAATACTTGTCTGAATAGGCCTTCAATGTCTCTCCTTCTTGCATGGACAAGGATAGGAGGGAATCTAGGGGCGGAGGGACTCTACTGCTGGTGATGAAGTgggaaccaaaagcctgtgtcagctgtttaaaggaatttatggaatttggcttgaggccatcaaaccatctcatcgctaTAGGTCCCAAGCCGGACGAaaacactttgcacatcaaagcctcgtccttggaatggacggccatcctctaATTAAACtggcttacatgctctactGGGTCCGTTCGACCATTATATATGGCAAAGGTTGGTTGGTGGAACCGTCGAAGAAGCTCAGCCTCTTCTATCCTACGTGTGAAAGGCAACTGGGAGATGCGGTCTAGGACCTTACTCATGGCGTCGTTTGCCAAGCCTTGGTAAGATGGGCTTTTGTGGCCGCGTTTGTGAGGttgctcttcctcataggaaaaaGTTTCACTTGGAGGGGTTCTTGATCTTCGCCTGTACTCATTGTCCTCCTCATCGCTAGTGTCCGAGCCGGGTGAAGGACGTTTTCGTTGCGCTTGGCGTAACTTCTTCTTCAAGTCATCGATTTCTTGCTGTAAAGCCCTGTGATCATTTCGCTTATGGGATACGTGAcctttccctttcgagcgacttCTGCTCGTGTGGGAGGTGTTTACACTACCCTCTCGCTGCTTGTCTTGATCTTTCTCCCGTTCGAGGTTCAAAAAGTTGTCTTGTCGTTGCGAGTCTGTGtgtccggtttggcgcggacGTGATCCTTCCATTTCTAACGGTTTCACTAGTCAAGGCACAAGTTCTTTCCACAGATGGTGCCAATTGTAAGGTCTCTCtttggggcccaagcccaacTGGTaggtgattctggcccaaagagccttaaacaatgaatttgtagagagcatgttacagaactaggccctaatgaagTGAGTGTTAGTTAACTTTGGGCCATGCAACGATTGAACGTAAGAATATCTCCTTCATGCCCACTGAATGcccggtccgaggagacgtgtGGGTGCACTTCTGTTCTTGATCAAAGGCTAtggtatttctctctctctattctgttctttcttccactttttcacgtccccttcttcatggggactccTTCTTCTTATATAGCCCCCTTTAAGTCATcaggaccttacacttgttgatcatctgggccttcacttgagtgcctgtcccatcggacatttCCCCTGTatttctgtgagttgtagtggccaaggtaacactgttcgcctgtcttcttcacattaatgcggctagaaaagtagctgccctgcatttaatgtggcagctgtagTCTCTCCCTTGACATCCTAGACTCTCCTCCCTCTCCCGGACTTGTGGGACTCGTCCTTACTACTAATACTCGTTGGAGTGATTCTTTATTACTAGTGGGATGCATGTCTGAGCCGTACCTggcacgtccgaggagacattcctcctcggaccgacttttaaataagtttgggcTCATAAGAATTGGGCCGGGGGCCCTTTTTGGCGCCCACACTTTCTCCTCGGACTGGGTTGAACTCTATAGAGGCCTCAAGGCCCATTATTTGATCTGGGGACTTTAcccttataatatttttttgattttgagttttgggatttttgtttaTCGGTTTTGAGATTAATTGACTTTTTGATAAGAccaagaacctttttttttttttttttttttttaagaactatTTTGCTATAGGAATAGGAGCATGAAAGAATTTTGAATGGTTAAATCGATGGAATTCCAAGACTGgagtttaatattttattagtttaatacATGAAATTCCAAGGGTTTGATTCTTTGGTACcatgaactctctctctctctcttaaaaattaattataagtcACTCTTACAAGGTTGTTGTAAAGGTAATTGGTGTTGTCACGTTGAAAACTGCCATTTTAATAATACTAATAGAGGTCCCGCACATACCATGGTTAAAACTTAAATACTTAAATGTTACAAGTTGTAGTGTGAACGTAATTCTATGTTATTGTAGTACTTCGGTATTTTCATATTGGCATAGGTGAATGTTGTTGGTATTTGATGTTAATGTgctgttcaattttttttttttttttttttaaagagagttttaACATATAGCGTCCACTTCTGatgataattctttattatcagattaagacaccaatcaatttttagtaTAGACGAGGAT
This DNA window, taken from Quercus robur chromosome 2, dhQueRobu3.1, whole genome shotgun sequence, encodes the following:
- the LOC126702776 gene encoding uncharacterized protein LOC126702776, which gives rise to MSVGRLPAEADNRESKRARGMATPLIGFSDEDKLGTLQPHDDALVVTLRIGGYDVKRVLVNQGSAVEVMYPDLYKGLKQKPKDLMAYDSLLVSFEGKTATPKGMIRLPIQTDSDMVEVDFIVVDAYSPYTAIMARPWLHALGAVSSTLHQKVKYPSGGRMKEVIGNQAMARQCIVSAISRRPNSEPSTLAENGL